TTTTGGCTTTAGAAAATGAAATTGAAAAGGTTGAAGGCGAAAAATCAAAACTTCTCGAAACATTAGAATATCTCAAATCTGATTTTTATAAAGAAAAAGAAGCGCGGGAGAAATTTGGTATGCAGCAACCTGGCGAAAAGGTGATCGTCATTTTGCCACCCATTGAAAATCAAGAGAAAAATATGGTCAAAGAAGAGGAAAATTTACCCATTTTTAAAAAATGGTGGTATTATTTATTTAAAAAATAAAAATATGAAATTTTATCCAGAAGAAAATGAAGAAGCAGCAAAAATCATTGAAAGAAGAAAACAGGAAATACTAAAATTAATTAATTGGTTCTCTCAGCAGATTAAAGATAAAGAATGGAGAATTTTTTTTCAAGAACGTCTTAAGTTTCAAAGAGATCAATCTCCTTCACTTTTTTTAGCAATCAGCGCCTCAGATTCAGAACAAACCGTTAAATTTGCCTTTGCTAAGACAGAGCAAGAGGCGAGAGAATTGCTTATTCATCGATTATCTTCAACAGAAAAGAATTTTCCTATTTTTACAGGTAAAGTGATTGAACCACCGCCAAGTTTTTTACCACCATTTCCTCTTGAATTTCCTTTTCGTATCGTTTCTTTACCGGTCAACCTAGAAGATGCTAGATCAGCACCAGCGGATCCAGTGGAAAGAGAAGAATATATTAAGGCCATTGAACGAGTCGCTCGTTATTTTCGTGGAAACTATTTTTCTGAGATACCAAACAGTCCGGAAAGAACTCATAATTTGCTAATTCTTGACTCAAACCTTCATCCTCTTAAAGTGAGTTACGAAAAATTTTAGTTTTTATGATTACCGGTCTCCTAGCCATTGGGCTTGGCTATTTGCTTGGCTCAATTTCGCCATCATATTTCTTGACTAAATGGCTTAAAGGGGTTGATATTCGCAAACTTGGCGATGGTAATGCTGGCGCAAGAAATGTTTATCACAGTGTCGGACTGGTGCCAGCCATAATCACCGGATTAATTGATCTTTCAAAAGGGGTGGGAGTTATTTTGATTTCTTCTTTGTTCGCGCCTTTAATTTTCTCTTATCTGGCTGGCTTAGCAGCAGTCGTTGGTCATATTTTTCCTTTTTATTTAAAATTTCGTGGTGGTCAGGGTGGAGCGACTTTAAGTGGAATTCTACTTTTTTTATTTTTCAACTTCGTTTTCAAGGCCAAATCTCTTGGTCTTTATTTTTTATTCTCTTAGTGGCGGGTCTAATTTTTATTTATATCACTAAATTAGGTCCCTTTGCCGGACTAGTCTGTCTGCCATTTCTTATTTTTGGCATTTTAATGGAAACCTCTCTTAATTTAACTACCGGTTTTGTGATATTTTTATTAGCGATAAGCCTCTTTCAACTCATTCGTTATTTTTTCTCTCAAGGAAAGATCAGACAATGGATTTTTAAAAAGGAATTAACGATTGAAGAAAAGACAGAGCTCCTTCGTTGGCGAACCTTAATGAGACCTTTGGGCGTCTTCATTATTATTTTTTATTTTTTATTTGGTAAGACGATCATTCTCTTTTTAATTGGTTTGGTCAGTGTAATTTTTATCCTCGTTGACGTTTCTCGTCTTAGTTTTCAAAAATTTAATATCTTTCTCTTGAAAAATTTATTTATTAAACAAAAAGAAATAAAAATATTTTCCTCAATGAGTCTTTTTACGAGCGCCTCCTTTATTTTCCTCCTGATTTTTGAAAAAAGAATTGCTTTCTTGGCTATTCTTTATCTTGTTTTCGGTGATCTTTTTGCTAAAGTGATTGGTACTTTCTTCGGTCGACAAAAATTTTTTACTAAAACTCTAGAAGGAACACTGGCTTATTTCACCTCTTGTCTACTTTTTGGCTTCTTTTTCAGTTATTTTTTTGAAATTTCATCTTTGACAATGATAGTTGGTGCTTTCACTGCTGCTTTTTCCGAAGCTCTGCCTTTGGGTATTGATGATAATTTCAGCGTTGACCTTCTCTCTGCTACCACCATGTATTTAGTTAATCTGATCTTCGTATAAACCGTCTTATTTTTTAATGCGGTCGTTGGTAAATTTAAGACGGAGAATGGCTAAAGATTGATAAAAATGAGGTGAAAAAATGAAAAAATAAGTGAATTGACCATTTCTAAAATTCATTTATAATAGAAAAAATTCAATTTTGATTTGTAATAAAATAAAAGCAAGAGACGGAAACTTAACATTCTCATGTTTTTAAGAATGCTAGAATATTGAGAAAGTATAAAAATAAAATTGGAAATTAAATAATTTAATCAAATTTTAAGTAAAATCATATGATCAAAGAAGCAATGAAGAAAATTTTATCCTGGTTTTTATCAGGAGTTCTGATTTTTTCAGGATTCTTTGTTGTTTTGGAAAAACCAGTCAGAGCGGAATGGGCGAATTATGTGGTTATTAGTGAGTTTGCGACCCGCGGTTCAACTAGTGCCTATGATGAGTTTGTTGAATTATATAATCCGACTGAAAATATTGTTGATATCAGTGGTTGGAAATTACAATATTGGGGCGGCAGTACCTGGACCACCAAAT
The Patescibacteria group bacterium genome window above contains:
- a CDS encoding septum formation initiator family protein — its product is MTKKKKSFFQILFTSSFLSLVLLIILGVTLTFSFKTFRQEREVRGQILALENEIEKVEGEKSKLLETLEYLKSDFYKEKEAREKFGMQQPGEKVIVILPPIENQEKNMVKEEENLPIFKKWWYYLFKK
- a CDS encoding glycerol-3-phosphate acyltransferase, which gives rise to MITGLLAIGLGYLLGSISPSYFLTKWLKGVDIRKLGDGNAGARNVYHSVGLVPAIITGLIDLSKGVGVILISSLFAPLIFSYLAGLAAVVGHIFPFYLKFRGGQGGATLSGILLFLFFNFVFKAKSLGLYFLFS